Proteins from a genomic interval of Nitrospina gracilis Nb-211:
- a CDS encoding lipopolysaccharide assembly protein LapA domain-containing protein, with protein MTLKLISTLIVFILLIVYFTFLNPSDVEVYFTQHFSMKMPIVVFMLGSILVGVVCTALATGFQQFRLSLRRYGQQRVVKKQEKLHRKWEELFQKAINEITSGQRAKGIALLEKILNQAPEHFEALAHLGDQLREEGDPERAVTMHQRAIKLDPDNLPVRFALAKDYAALGNVEKEIATLKEIRGRNPNSLPTLRRLRDAFLKAGNPDQAYQMQKAIMPLIHDARELAEEQELFSQITYSKGYQLYQEKKIEPAIVELKRALRENNRCLPAYLMLGQLYLENSNPKTAIKYWKDGFELTQSPLFLLRLQNLHEDMDKLHDSYKLYQEAISDASNDAQRELLSMLYAHHLLQHEEKDTAMDVLNNIENPSLSTQMYRIRILLDRNDYAQVDEIMHATHNRLTTAIEQYVCTACHHTGDTWHAFCPQCHAWNTMRLQAEISI; from the coding sequence GTGACCCTGAAACTGATCTCAACTCTGATCGTTTTTATTCTGCTGATCGTTTACTTTACCTTCCTCAACCCCAGCGACGTCGAGGTTTACTTCACCCAGCACTTCTCAATGAAAATGCCCATCGTGGTGTTCATGCTGGGCTCGATCCTGGTCGGGGTGGTGTGCACCGCGCTGGCTACGGGTTTCCAGCAGTTCCGCTTATCCCTGCGCCGTTACGGTCAACAGCGGGTGGTGAAGAAGCAGGAAAAACTGCACCGCAAGTGGGAAGAACTGTTCCAGAAAGCCATCAACGAGATCACCAGCGGCCAGCGGGCCAAAGGCATCGCCCTGCTGGAAAAAATCCTCAACCAGGCGCCGGAACATTTTGAAGCGCTCGCACACCTGGGCGATCAATTGCGGGAGGAAGGCGATCCCGAACGTGCAGTGACCATGCACCAGCGGGCGATCAAACTGGACCCGGACAACCTGCCCGTCCGCTTCGCGCTGGCGAAAGACTATGCGGCCCTGGGCAATGTGGAAAAAGAAATCGCGACCTTAAAAGAAATCCGCGGCCGCAATCCCAATTCCCTGCCCACGCTCCGCCGGTTGCGCGACGCGTTTTTGAAAGCGGGCAACCCGGACCAGGCGTACCAGATGCAGAAGGCCATCATGCCGCTCATCCACGACGCCCGTGAGTTGGCGGAGGAACAGGAATTGTTCAGCCAGATCACGTACTCCAAGGGATACCAGCTGTACCAGGAAAAGAAAATTGAGCCCGCGATCGTGGAGTTGAAACGCGCGCTTCGCGAAAACAACCGTTGCCTCCCTGCTTACCTCATGCTCGGCCAGTTGTATCTGGAAAACAGCAATCCCAAGACCGCCATCAAATACTGGAAGGACGGGTTCGAGCTCACCCAATCGCCCCTCTTCCTGCTTCGCCTGCAGAACCTCCACGAGGATATGGACAAACTGCACGACAGCTACAAACTGTACCAGGAGGCCATCAGCGACGCTTCCAATGACGCCCAGCGCGAACTGCTTTCCATGCTCTATGCCCACCACCTCCTCCAGCACGAGGAAAAGGACACGGCCATGGATGTGCTCAACAACATTGAAAACCCGTCGCTCTCCACGCAGATGTACAGGATACGGATCCTGCTCGACCGCAACGATTACGCCCAGGTGGATGAAATCATGCACGCCACGCACAACCGCCTGACCACCGCCATCGAACAGTATGTCTGCACCGCCTGTCACCACACGGGCGACACGTGGCACGCCTTCTGCCCGCAATGCCACGCATGGAACACCATGCGGTTGCAGGCCGAAATCTCGATTTAA